The Scomber japonicus isolate fScoJap1 chromosome 12, fScoJap1.pri, whole genome shotgun sequence sequence CTGGTTATTTGAAAATGAGTcatattatttgtttatttgttgtttattatttaattacaaGTGTAagcattaattgatttattaactAATTAAATCTTTATCAACTGTTAATGGACTTAACTTCAGGAGTTACATGATAACTTAATCTTATACTTTCAATAACATGACAAACCAGTTTAATCTACCTTTACCCTCTTAAACAAGTGTGAACATGATCTGAGAAGAACCAAATACAGAGAATCTATTAATTTTAACTGTGAAATTGAACATTATGTTGTATCAGGTATCCTGAAAAAATAACTGAACATCAAAACATTAAAtcttattgtttgttttgttatgtatGGTAAAAGACAAAGATTAGAATCACTTGTTTTTGGGCTCGTCAACATTTCTACAGGTGGTTGTTAATTagtaattataattaatttatcATAATTACTAGTACaatgattattatatataatatatataaataacactATAATATAGTGTCAATGCTACACTTAGATTTAGTattgtgtttacatttaaatattattggGAATAATAATGATTGCCATTCTTATTTTGCCTTCTGCAGATGCATTCATTAGTGCAATTAATCTGTTGCTTTCAGATTTTAGTCCATGAAGACCAACATACAATTGTGAATCTTTATGTCTATTCTGCAGAAGTAATATGTagtttatatcattgtaaattgcattaatatattttacaggTTGCCAAAAATCGTAAAATGTAGCGATGCTTCATGATCATGGCCGTAATTTACATTATAAATTACGTTTATGATAAACTTCAGGATATGAGCTTTTTATGAGGAGTgtgtggctcttaaaagagcctttGTGTTGTTGAGGAACCGGGGCTTCGATTTACTTCTTGGCGGGTTTCTCGGTCTTCTTGGGCAGCAGCACAGCCTGGATGTTGGGCAGCACACCACCCTGAGCGATGGTCACTCCGCCCAGCAGCTTGTTGAGCTCCTCGTCGTTGCGGACAGCCAACTGCAGGTGACGGGGGATGATCCTGGTCTTCTTGTTGTCGCGGGCAGCGTTTCCAGCCAGCTCCAGGATCTCAGCGGTCAGGTACTCCAGCACAGCCGCCAGGTAGACGGGGGCACCGGCACCAACACGCTGGGCATAGTTACCCTTCCTCAACAGTCTGTGGACACGACCGACTGGGAACTGGAGCCCAGCACGGGAGGAGCGGGACTTTGCCTTGGCGCGGGCCTTACCTCCGGTTTTGCCTCGTCCACTCATGATTTCAGTTAATTTCGAGAGTCTCAACTCAGAAAATGTGGTGCAGACTGCGGAAACCTCCTTTATATGTATACGGAGGAGGGGAAGGACTGATGCCCCACCCACCAGAAAAGAGGCTTTCAGCAGCGCTGTGGAGGGGGAGCCGCTCTCATTTTGGCGGACTTTTTCAAACGAGTTCTGCCCAATAAGCAGCGGAGCTTCAGGCTCTTGCAGGCGGTGCTAAGCTCCAGGAAGAGCCGCTCACCAATCAGGACCCGGAGGTCTGAAACAGCGTCACAGCTCCGCAGCCGCTCTGACTATATAAGAGCAGTGTTTTCCCGCTTTTCAACACTATTTTCTCCTGATCAGAGAAACGAGAAGCCATGGCAAGAACCAAGCAGACCGCCCGTAAGTCCACCGGAGGCAAAGCCCCCAGGAAGCAGCTGGCCACCAAGGCTGCCCGTAAGAGCGCCCCGGCCACCGGTGGAGTGAAGAAACCTCATCGTTACAGGCCCGGTACCGTGGCTCTCAGAGAGATCCGTCGTTACCAGAAATCCACCGAGCTGCTCATCCGCAAGCTGCCCTTCCAGCGTCTGGTCAGAGAAATTGCTCAGGATTTCAAGACCGATCTGCGCTTCCAGAGCTCCGCTGTCATGGCTCTGCAGGAGGCCAGCGAGGCTTACCTGGTCGGTCTGTTCGAGGACACCAACCTGTGCGCCATCCACGCCAAGAGGGTCACCATCATGCCCAAAGACATCCAGCTGGCTCGCCGCATCCGTGGAGAGAGAGCTTAAATTGTCTTCTCCTTCATAAACCACAACGGCTCTTTTCAGAGCCACCTCACTCTCCCTAAAAAGCTGCTTCCTGTGCTGCCTGTACACAATcaatattttctgtcattttgacaCATCGATTCTAACTctttataatgttttgtttgCTATCAGCTCCTGAAAGTGCAAAACACAATATTATGACATCcatcatatatactgtataacagCCACGTTTTGGAAATCAGGCATTTAGTTAACTGAGGAGAGCCTCtatatgttcatgtttgtctAAACTGAGAGAACATGATCTCTCACTGTGTTTTGGCCACTTTAATCTCATAAATATGTCccatgttcactgttagttgtgTAATATCAAAGATAGGATACATTATAGCCACATCACATACAGCTTTCTGTGAGTGAGTCAGGATAGAGCACACATCTTGTGTGCTTCTGTAATACTACAATTTTGTGAGAAAGTGTTGAAAGATTGCCATTTGGTGGTCTGAGTTTCTTATTAACTTGCACATCAGAAGCTCACAGAAGTGATGAGGCTGCactttttatgtttgtgcatCTATATTAAATAAGATATTGACCACTTAATTTACATAATGAAGGTGTTTGTACTGATCTGGTTAATTGGTGTCATCAGTGCAGCTCCCTCCTTAACTGATTGATAATGTCTACACTTAGTCCTTGCTGTGTGATAGTCTCTTCATGTACAGTTTGGTTATTGACCATGTAAGAAGTGTGGTAGTGTAGTAATTGTGTCCTAAGACTGAGTTCCAGTGAGATGACAGGGTAatatgagctctttaagatatatAATGGAGCccaagagctttgaaggtgaggatgTTAAATTGTACTCTGGGTTTTAGAGGAAGTCAATGCAGCAATCCTGAAAGAGTAATataatctctctttctagtttttgttagtacacatacagtatagcaGCATTCTGGACCAAGTGGAGGGTATTTAGAGACTTACTATAgggcagcctgataataatgaattccAATAATAAGTAAGAACTGCTTGGATCATTTTGAGATGAGATGTACCTGATTATTGCAATATTTCGAGATGACAAagaggcagtccttgaaatgtgttttatatgggAGTTAAAGGATATAATCAAAGATAACTCCTAGATGATTTACTGTGGTGCTGGAGGTCAGAGTAAAgtcatccagagtagttatatcattagataatgtgtttctaaggtgttAAGAGCTTGGCACAATAACTTTTTGTCTATGTCTATCTTTTGTGTGTTAAGCAATAAAATGTCCAAACTGAAATCAATCTTATAAACAGGAAGGAATTAATGTCCTTCAGGGTTCAGAGCTGCAACAACActtacttttgtatttattagaTCTAACATGAGATTATAGCTTCTATTAAATTATCTTAAAACAGCTCtgactttaaaatgttgaaatgactACGACCAAACATgaatttattaacattttgagaaaatacaatttttatttaattttaatatgaaaaaatacaatTGAAAATACAATAATTCCGAGAATtttttttgatcatttattttcttatttatgcTTAATTTTCAAAAGAGAAAAGTATCTAAAACTGTCATGATTAGTGTTCCTGGGAGCTGTGATTGATTGCACCATCACATGTAAAGTTACTACACAATTTATAGTAGAGAATTGATTCATGACCATTTCTTAAAATcataatacaaatacacacataaaaagttGCATTCAGTTTAATACGAATAAACATCAGAACTAAACATGTTCATTCATTAAAAGTTCATGAAATATGTTTAGTGAAGATCAATGTTGTTAAGTTTCCTCAGTCAGTCAAACTcagtttcaaataaaaaaaacaacaaatgaaaggTCCAAACTCTATCAGGTCCAGGCATGACATATGTTTGACACTTATATAATGTTCAACGTCTAATTTTACtcacttttacatttaatataatttaaaaaaaaacaacatgtttttgtgcagctgacaaagatataaaaatagtgtttattcacatttaatatcattCATTAAGGTAAGGTATCTTTATGTAGGGTTAGATCATTGTattgtataaatgtaaatattgctGCCTAAAAACTTCACTAtggaaaaatatacaaaatggaGGATTAAAAAACGGGTCAAAAAGGAAGAGATCACCCTGCCTTAGAAAAACTTCGTGGGAGGATCTGTTAAATCTGATCCCGCCCACCAAAGTCCGCGCCAACTGTCTTCTTTTAGGTCCGCAGACAAGCTCTAAATAGAGAAGTTGCACTCTAGACCTCACATTCGTCTTTTAACTTGTTAAAAGAAGACTAGTAAATATGAGTGGAAgaggcaagggaggaaagggactCGGTAAAGGAGGCGCCAAGCGTCACCGTAAAGTTCTCCGTGATAACATCCAGGGAATCACCAAACCCGCCATCCGCCGTCTGGCTCGCCGCGGTGGTGTCAAGCGTATCTCCGGTCTGATCTACGAGGAGACCCGCGGTGTGTTGAAGGTCTTCCTGGAGAATGTCATCCGTGATGCCGTCACCTACACCGAGCACGCCAAGAGAAAGACCGTGACCGCCATGGATGTGGTTTATGCTCTCAAGAGGCAGGGACGCACCCTGTACGGTTTCGGAGGTTAAATCTGATCCTGACCCTCTGATAGTCAAACACaaaggctcttttaagagccacccaCCTTCTCTAAGAGTTGTCCTTATGCTCATAGATAGATGTAGCTATTTACTGTTTTCTAGCTACTCTTTTCGTTTTAtctttatgaaaaaaaagctaTGTCACTACTAAAACAATATACATGAATGTATTCCCAATTTAACCTACATATTTAGTTATTTCCTGGGGAATAGATACAAATCTGGttgcttttgatttattttgccATAAACAGACAACTCTGTACATACTTTACAGTTCAGTGCATATAaaggttttgcatgttttataaaCTACACTTGTATAGACAAACACTGACCCAGTTACTCTTGTAATTTTTTTCTGTGCACAAATTCTTCCTTTGCCTGTTTCACAAACACTTTGACTTGTATACACAAACAGACCCAATTTGTCAAAACATTTTCTGAGTTCTAGACAACACTCCTTgctgcttcattttttttttttttgtagtgtctGATCCCCGTTGCTGTGATCAGTGGGAGATTTGACAGACCGTACAACCAGCATTGCTCCTTGTAACcctcgaccccccccccccccccccccccccccccaacctggGAAAATGGTACACTTTACATTTAAGTGTCCAATGTTGGTATTTCATACAACTAACTTCACATTAGTACaatcaaaatatatttcactTGCTACAATAATGCATATTACCACACTATGggactaataatcatttatgaCAAGTGAACATAAGTGtaaatttatacatttttcgtTGAATTCCTGGCAGTTAGTTACTTTTATTAGTATAGTATAACGCCTTTACACTATAGTAAACTATATAGTTAAGGTCGAGAATACCATTAGTCTTTATAACAGACAATGTATCAAGCATGGACACAAATGTGTAACAATTAACAAAGGAATAAAGCTCTTAGTTGAAGGAGTGGGTGGTCCTGAAAAGGACCTTTGGGTTGTTAATACAAACAGCACTTGTTTACTTGGAGCTGGTGTACTTGGTGACAGCCTTGGTGCCCTCAGACACGGCGTGTTTGGCCAGCTCACCGGGCAGCAGCAGGCGGACAGCGGTCTGGATCTCCCTGGAGGTGATGGTGGAGCGCTTGTTGTAGTGAGCAAGGCGGGAAGCCTCACCAGCAATACGCTCAAAGATGTCTCCAACAAAGGAGTTCATGATGCCCATGGCCTTGGAGGAGATACCGGTATCAGGGTGAACCTGCTTCAGTACCTTGTACACGTAGATGGCATAGctctccttccttgtctttctcttcttcttgccGGTCTTGGTGGCCTTAGACACGGCCTTCTTGGAGCCTTTCTTGGGTGCTTTGACTGGATCGGGCATGGTTATCTTCGCAGATTTCCACAAACGAATAACTCAAACAGCTTCAACCAGCCTCTAAATGTTCATCTGATGCAAATTTCACTGCGCTGTTGCTCGAATAGGATTGGCTTTCTTGTTAGTGAGACTGAGCATGCGCAGCACAAGACACCGCCCACACCTTTTAGGGACCATCTGAGCGCCTTTTTACTGAAAGAGCGCCAACCTCATTTGAAGAGTATCCActttttataatgtaatatgCTTTACAAAAATCCATAACTATAGAGAGATAAACATATTGTATTTAGAATGAATATTCCACAACCTGATATGTTTTACTGATCTAtgataaaacatacaaatattcaTATATAATTTCATCAATCTTTAAACCACATAAATAACAACACTACTCTCTCATGCTGGACTCAGCTGACACATGAAGATCATGTTTCTCTGAGCTCCACAAAAACAATAACGGTGATTCCTGCACTcttttaacatgatgtcatgtcacCTTTTATTGGAACTAttgatttataatatttataatattttccCGAATTGACATATTCAAGTAAAAGATGTTTGCTTCAAGTTCACCGATTTTACCCTTTCAGTTATTACCTTCAAATGATCAACTCTTTTGACacttcttgtgttttctgtgatgTGATTATTTTAGAAATGCCATTATGTAAGTTTATTGGAAGGATCTCTATGTATTTGTGAAGTCAAGACTTTATCATGCTTTCTCTCTCGATCGGGAGATATTTGATTTGAATGACCACAGCATGAACAACGATGACAATTTTCCTCTGATGaactttattataattatgcCCAGATTCAATacacataaatgtatttttttatatgtttgtattgatgtactATTTGTAAGTTGTTTTTATCTTCCACTTTagctttttaaacaaaaaaaactacagaacTTAAAAGTAATTATCCTGATGATaatcaaaaaggaaaacagttcTTGTACAttattgacattttttacaTGCTCACCATGTGTAAAATTCACATGTACATGAAAGGCACAGCATGCTCAATTTATTGCTCCATAATCCGTGTGTCATTCGTTCTTTCCGTTTTTAATTGGCAATCAAAAatctaataatgaaaaattgacttgttattttgttttttattataaaaccaAAAACGAAAAAATgccttgtttttcatatttcaattttaggctcagatcaaaaatacgaaatggaaaaacgggcaacagggttagggttagattagtttgattttaatatttaattggtcgAGTTTACGTGACCCGGAAGTTCAAACAACAAACGTTAGCTTGCTAGCCGCTACGATCGATAAGGACCATTGCCAATGAAAcatggaaagaatgaatgataCACGGATTCTCCACCGTGACATAATGAGCTGTTCTTCGTATTCTCATCCTTtgttatgttcatgtttatgaCTTTTTAAAGTGCGCAATTATCATCCCCACCCTCCATGACATGAGGAGTGCCAGGTGAATGAGTGTAATCATGAATGTTGACTGAAAGGCTTAGAATGAAAGGGGATGTTCGCTTTAACTTATTATCCTTGTTATCTTGTTTCCTTCACAAAGGGGGGCGGGGAGGACTGGTGTGTGTTGAAGTGATGATGGACTGTGTTGGCAGTGGAGCATTGACCACATCAGCCTCGCCCTTAACCTGATACCGATGATTGAGTCATGAGTCATGTTTCTGAGGAAAGTCTGAGCTTTCATGGCtgactgaaaaataaattgcaatgaaataaaatgtacgTGGCCTTGTAATACTAGTACTTTTATTATTggtttattcttcttttttgaaCACTTGTACCTGTTAGAAATAAACACTACTGAAGATAACATCCTTGCATTCTTACTGATGTGCTGCAGTCGTCACATACCAGCTACACTTATGATTCAAGTTATCAGGCTATATAATAATGTTGTATAAAAACCTCCATCTATACCAATAATTAATAAgatatgtatttatgttgtaaTTTATATTTAGAGCAGAAGTAATGCATCATTTTCTGCATGGGACTTCTGAAACATGTCTTTAGTTCAAATGATTTTTATATGTTGATGTTAAGCAAGATCTGATACCACAGTCAGAAAATCAGAATGAAGAAATGAAACCATTAGGACATTTTCATGTGATAATTATTCTGCAATGTGTTCACATCAGTATACACACCCTCAGAGAAACCTCTGCATTACTGCTTTATTTAGTCTTGTCAGTCTAGATGTCAGACAGAGAACATCAGAAAGCCtgaaccctttaaaaaaaatcaatcatatTTGTTAAAGCTTCTGTTTGTTTAAAGGGTCATTTCacccaaattaaaaaaaaacaaaacaaaagcagaacagACAGAACTTAATATTCAAAAGCAATTCATTGTATGTGAAATCTCTAATTTGTGAGGCACatattgaatgtgttttaaaagtatataaaaatatcaataatatacagtattacaatCATTTCCATTTCTTACTCCAAATAAACAATTTAAGTGTTAATTATTACTGCCTtcaagaaaatggaaaagtacTCTTATGAGAATAAAGCTGTAAATTCTTGTCCTGATGTTGGCACCAAATGTGCCGTGAAAGTTATCAGTATGTAGTTTTCCAGGGAATAAGAAAGTATTGaaacaaatataatttatatatgtGCTAATCCTCATTCAAATGTGGATAGACCTGTTCTCAAGAGGGAAGGTATgtttgtgatcattttgacctACTGCATGTGACAGGATAGCGCTCCAGAGGGTCATCACCACAGATCAGAGCAGCTCAGCAGAGCCTCTGTAACACACTATAGTACTCAGAGTTTTGAGAGACATAAATCTAAGTTTTACATGAAGTCAACAAGAGCTGAATATacgaaaagagaaagaaagaagaaaaaaacacacctttatGACTGTCAGAGTTTTAGACTTTTTAGGGTGAATCAAACCAAGACATTTGCCAGCATCAAATTGAGCTCTGGGAAGataatgtaaaaacataaataaataaataaataaataaaaatacaatctgacatttttgataatgaattaatgaattaacaGACAAAATTGCATCACATAAAAGAATGCTGAAAACACTGACACGAACTCCCTCTGCAATACTGGTAAAAACTTTACATGGCATGACATATAttctcacatactgtatacatcaCAGAAGCTTAAAAGGCCTTAAATtggctgtaaaataaaatacattaaaaataaattggtAAATCTATTTCTCCATCtagttttgttgttgtaaacGAAATAAcacaatatgaaataaaataacacatatatgggggaaagaaaaaaaaacttatattttgttttcatataGTGAACatagaacaaaaggaaaatgtgtttcatgaaagactttcaaatgttttatttcatcatttccccttaaaataaacatgtgtgCCCTAtttaactttcataaatatggAAATACATATTATGTGcagatatttattaaatataatggaCAGTTAACTCACTTCAGCAGAGTCTCTGTAAAACACTCTTGTAATGAGAGttttgaaggattttaatattattttatattatattatattattattgaagGTCAACAAGAGCAGAatacacagaaaaaagaaaaactacaaCTGAAATGCAGTAAAACAATCATGAAATGTGTTACAATAGATCAATGATGCGTtcattgtgcaaaaatgtaactttattttttacaatgtaaAGGATCCACTATTCCACATTACCACACTGCCATTTGTATACTGTTTGTTCTTTAATAGTAGGTGAATACATGATAAATGTAACACAGACATGTTACACCTACTGCAGAGGACAATATTGcggattattttttattaaaaataattctcCGAATATCAGAACATATATATGAGCAGCTCTGACAGGAAGTCTCACTGAACTGCTTCATCAGCCTGatcagtgtgtttgctgctaCCACAAAAGCTTCATATTATAACAAACTGATCACCAACAGATTAAAGTTTTTACTTTCAGTCTGTGAACAAACATGTGAGCCAGCTGGAAAACTGCTTTTGGAGGAGTTTGgatgtattttacagtattttaggagagaaatgagagagaaaagccGCTGAGCAGTGCTGTCCGCGGCGGTGAACAGGTGAGGTTTGTTTGCTCCACAAACTAAATGCAGAGAGCATCAGAGCTCTAAATGACTTCTATATGAAGACAAACATGTCCACTATCTGCTGTCTTCACTGTCAGCCTTCAACACTTCTCTCACacttattttttactgttttctcaCTAGCAGAAAACACAAGTGTCAGACATTCACACTGCTCACAGGAGCCAGCAGCGGGACTGAGTCTACACGGTTCTCATGGTGTGTTTAAGAGCCGCCTCCTGCCTCGTACTCTGCATCAGTCTACTCAGACTCTGAGATTCACGTAGAAGTAATCCTCGACCAAACTATGGCAGAAGTAGCTCCAGCTCCCGCAGCCGCCCCGGCTAAGGCCCCCAAGAAGA is a genomic window containing:
- the LOC128369435 gene encoding histone H3-like; this translates as MARTKQTARKSTGGKAPRKQLATKAARKSAPATGGVKKPHRYRPGTVALREIRRYQKSTELLIRKLPFQRLVREIAQDFKTDLRFQSSAVMALQEASEAYLVGLFEDTNLSILVNMSGRGKGGKGLGKGGAKRHRKVLRDNIQGITKPAIRRLARRGGVKRISGLIYEETRGVLKVFLENVIRDAVTYTEHAKRKTVTAMDVVYALKRQGRTLYGFGG
- the LOC128369455 gene encoding histone H2B 3-like, with amino-acid sequence MPDPVKAPKKGSKKAVSKATKTGKKKRKTRKESYAIYVYKVLKQVHPDTGISSKAMGIMNSFVGDIFERIAGEASRLAHYNKRSTITSREIQTAVRLLLPGELAKHAVSEGTKAVTKYTSSK